AGGGGGAATTTGCGTACCGCTCAGCTCTTCTCCATTCCCTTACCTCCTTAGAAAAATCGTTGTCAGACTAGCAcactccctcccagccccccccccccccgtcctcTTCACACTCTCCTGCCGGGGGCTTCAGACAGCCTCAACCCTAGCCCTGGCCCTTCAGGAGAATACACTCGGACACCTGGGTCCCTGCACCCCCTTTCAGGCCTTCCTAAAGCAGCGCCTGCCTCTGGGCTGAGCTGCTGCCAGCAGCGGCCCCCCTCCGcagcctccgtttcccccctcccccctccagcACCCCTCCCGCTCTCGCTCTACGTCACGGGATGACGTCGGaagcctgggagggaggaggagcgCGCTCCCCCCTACCTCAGCCAGCCGCTCCCGCTGCAGCTTGCTTAGCCCAGCCTCCCGCCCCCCCTTTCTCTAAAGCGAGCCCCCCACGCCTGACGGGAGCTATATAAGGCGGAACCAGGCAGGCGAAAGGGGCAGCGCAACCGAGCGGAGCCcaggagaggagagacagagagagaaggagccTGAGCGAGAGACGGGAAAGCAAGGAGGAGGAAGCCACCGGTGCGTCGGGACAGAAACGCAGGTGTTCGGAGAGCCCGAGCTGGAGCTCCGCAGCCGCTAGTCATGTACCGCTCCACCAAGGGCGCCTCCAAGGCGCGCCGCGACCAGATCAACGCTGAGATCCGGAACCTCAAGGAGCTGCTGCCGCTGGCCGAAGCGGACAAGGTCCGGCTGTCCTACCTGCACATTATGAGTCTTGCCTGCATCTACACTCGCAAGGGAGTCTTCTTCGCTGGAGGTGAGCAAACCGGGGCTGAGACTCGAGCTGGGAAGCCTCAGAGAGAAGGAAGCTGAGGGAACCCGCTGGGACTGCCGCGGGTCTAGGGAAGCGTGTCTGCGATCTGAGGGTGAGAAAGAACTTGGAGAACTCAGGACTTCCTACTTTGCTTCCTGAGTTCTGTCCAAACCTCACCTTAGTACTGAATAAATGTTAGAGAGCCTGGATAGTGTCCCTAGAGCCAGACTTACGGGAGCAGGAGAGCCAGGACAGAACGGTCCCAGTTCTCACCGGCGCGGAAGCGCTCCGGGAGCCAGGGGAGGGGAGCTTGGGAAGTTGCAGGGACGGAGGCAAAGCCTGGGGTAGCACACCCTCTGCTCGCTACCATGGATGGGCTCATCTGCAGCCGGTGAAGCGCTGTCCACGGTGCTGACAGCATCACCGGGTTGCAATGCTCTGCCCGCGGTGCTGAACGTTCGGTTGGCATTAGAGCGCTGTCCGTGGTCCTGAAACACAGACCCGCCAAACCCTCAGCCCCGACTTAAAAGTCGAAGGGCTCGCTAGCTGGAGAGATCCAGCAACAGGTTCCCCGGGCAAGAGCTGTGGGCAGTAGGTCAACAGGTGTGTGCAGAAGCAGGTCCACGAGAAACTCGATCCAAAAGTCTCTCACTTCTGCTTTGCTTCCTAGTCTTACTCCCGATTCACTCTGTCTTCTCACTCTTCAGGCACTCCTCTGGCGGGCTCCACAGGGCTTCTCTCAGCTCAAGAGCTTGAAGACATAGTGGCGGCACTACCTGGATTTCTGCTTGTGTTCACAGCAGAGGGGAAGCTGCTATATCTGTCTGAGAGTGTGAGCGAGCATCTGGGCCACTCCATGGTGAGTGCTGAGGATCCTTTCAGCTTGGACTGCAGTGCAGATGGGGACACGAGGAGTTTTCCCGTCCTGAGAGTCTGAGGATTACTGGGGAGGGGGAGTTTTACCCTACAAGATGCTCTATGCCAAAGATTGGCTTTTGTTGCCTTCACTAATGGTCATCTCTCCTTTAACTTTCTCCAGGTGGACCTGGTTGCCCAGGGTGACAGTATCTATGACATCATTGATCCAGCTGACCACCTAACTGTGCGCCAGCAACttgccctgccctctgccctggaTACTGGTGAGAACACCCTTCTTTCTCAATTCAATATCCATCCTGCTGCCCTGCTCCTTCCCATTTTTGTCCTCAGCCATTCACCTCCTCACTAGTTTTTCTTTCACTCACCCAGACCGCCTCTTCCGCTGTCGCTTCAACACCTCCAAGTCCCTCAGGCGCCAGAGTGCAGGCAACAAACTGGTGCTTATTCGAGGTCGATTCCACGCTCACCCACCTGGGGCCTACTGGGCAGGAAATCCTGTGTTCACAGCTTTCTGTGCTCCACTGGAGACAAGACCCCGCCCcggccctggccctggccctggtcCTGGCCCAGCCTCACTCTTCCTCGCCATGTTCCAGAGTCGTCATGCTAAGGACCTGGCCCTTCTGGATATCTCAGAGAGGTAAGCCCAGAGTATTCAGGCCCCAGAAGAAAAGCAGGTCAGAATGAGGGGACCCTAGCTTCTGGAGTCAGGGGCAGGGAGAATGAAATCTAAGGGTGTAGAAGACCTGGGAATGGGGGAGGGAGATGCCTGGGTatcatgcagggaaaacagaaagcTGATCTCATCCTTTTCACCTTCCCAGTGTCCTAATCTACCTGGGCTTTGAGCGCAGTGAGCTGCTCTGTAAATCATGGTATGGATTACTACACCCTGAGGACCTGGGCCACGCTTCTGCTCAACACTACCGCTTGTGTGAGTGTCCAGAGAGGCTGAGAAAAAggcagggagtggggaagggCATGGGAACTCTGACCAAGAAGGGCTGTGACCAAGATTGAAGTTGGGGAGATACCAGGGGCTCACAATTTTGAAAGCCATAGGGTGAGCATTACGATAAGGAGTCAAGGTGAGAATAGAATCAGAACTAGGGGACTCTGAGTGGTGAGGTCAAAATGGGGAGTTGAATGGTACAGGTGATGGCAGTCAGAAAAGAAGGTGTTATGGATACCCTACTTCAGTGGAGAAGTCAGTCAGCAAGTGGGGAGCTTGGGTGGTGCTGTCTGATGGTTGTTCTAACTCTGCATCTCTTCTTTCCCCTCAGTGGCTGAAAGTGGAGATATTCAGGCAGAGATGGTGGTGAGACTGCTGGCTAAGCCTGGAGGCTGGGCATGGATTTACTGCCTTTTATATTCAGAAGGTCCAGAGGGCCCCATTACTGCCAATAACTACCCAATCAGGTGAGCTGCAAGGCAGGGGCCTGGGAGGCAGCCAAGGTGGAGGAAGAGATACAAATCAGAGAACTCTAGGAATGGACACCAGACCCTTACCAGctgcctcttctttcctctccagtgacatgGAAGCCTGGAGCCTCCGCCAGCAGTTGAACTCTGAAGAAACCCAGGCAGCCTATGTCCTGGGCACCCCGACCATGTTGCCCTCATTCCCGGAGAACATCCTCTCCCAGGAGCAGTGCTCCAGCCCTAATCCACTCTTCACCATGGGGCCTCCCAGAAGCACCAGTTTCCCCAGTGCTCCTGAGCTAGGTGCTGTCTCAACATCAGAAGAGCTTCCCCGAGCACCCAAAGACCTTGGCTTCAGTTACCTGACATTCCCATCAGGCCCTCAGCCTTCTCTTCAAGCAGACCTGAGCAAGGACCTCGTGTGCACGCCACCCTACACACCCCACCAGCCAGGAGGCTGTGCCTTCCTCTTCAGCCTCCATGAGCCCTTCCAGACCCACATGCCCGCTCCATCCAGCTCTCTACAAGAACAGCTGACTCCAAGCACCGTGACCTTCTCTGATCAGTTGACGCCCAACAGTGCAACTTTCCCAGATCCACTGACTAGCCCACTACAAGGACAACTGACTGAAACCTCAGCCAGAAGCTATGAAGATCCTTGCACCTCCACCTTCCCAGACCAGCTGCTTCCCAGCACTGCCACCTTCCCAGAGCCTCTGAGCAGCCCTGCCCAGGAGCAGCTAACTTCTCCCGGCACATCATTCCAAGCACACCTGAACAGCCCCAGGCAAACTTTCCCAGAACAACTGAGCCCCAATTCCAGCAAGACTTACTTCGCCCAGGAGGGATGCAGTTTTCTCTATGAGAAGTTGCCCCCAAGTCCTAGCAGCCCTGGTAATGGGGATTGCACACTCCTGGCCCTAGCCCAGCTCCGGGGTCCCCTCTCTGTGGATGTGCCCCTGGTGCCCGAAGGCCTGCTTACACCTGAGGCCTCACCAGTCAAGCAGAGTTTTTTCCACTATTCTGAGAAGGAGCAGAGTGAGATAGACCGTCTCATTCAGCAGATCAGCCAGTTGGCTCAGGGCATGGACCGACCCTTCTCGGCTGAGGCTGGCACGGGTGGGCTGGAACCACTTGGGGGGCTGGAGCCCCTGGACTCTAACCTTTCCCTGTCGGGGGCTGGTCCCCCTGTGCTCAGCCTGGAACTGAAACCCTGGAAATGCCAGGATCTGGATTTCCTGACTGACCCTGATCTGTTCCTGGAAGAGACGCCCGTGGAAGACATCTTCATGGATCTCTCTACCCCAGACCCCAATGGGGAATGGGAGTCTGAGGATCCCGAGGCAGCGGTCCCTGGAGGGGCCTCATCGCCTTGCAACAACCTGTCCCCAGAAGACCGCAGCTTCCTGGAGGACCTGGCCACATATGAAACCGCCTTTGAGACAGGTGTCTCAGCATTCCCCTACGATGGGTTTACTGATGAGTTGCATCAACTCCAGagccaagttcaagacagcttcCATAAAGGTGAGTCCAGCCAAAATGTTCAAGAACTCAAGTTCCTGTCTTGCCAACAAGGCGCTGGGTGGAGCTAGACAAGTAAATTcccctctctgcacctcagttttaTTAGATATTTATTATTCTAGTTGTTAGGATAACTTCACTTGCTGTGTAGAGCAAGtactaatggaaaataatatggaagtTCTGGATAAGTAGGTCTTGAGGGCAAAGGTTAGGGTGTgggataaaatagaaaagaatcttgAATAATAGTTGGTGCTTCCTAACTCTATGAGGGACCTAGGTCTGCTATTCcaacccattttacaaatgaagataaTCAAGGTCCCAGAGTTAAAGAAACTTGCTTAGGGTTACACAACAAATTGATGGAAGAAGGATTAGAACTCTTCTTAGCATTCTTTGTCCCCTAAAGGGAATACAGAGTGAGACTTGAGAGGAGTTTGAGAAAGACAATGGGACTCAGCCCTTGGCCCCATGAGAGAGTCCTTGCTATGGCTCCATCCTTTCCAAACAACAGCCATAGTTTCACTCCATTCATCCAAACTGCTCCTTTAtctgctgagcccctggggatcAGTCATGGGATCAACATATTTGAAGCGCATCCCATGTGCCAATAGTACATCACACCCTCAGCCTATCTTTCCTAATAAGCCTAACTGACTgtacgtctctctctctctctctgcagatGGAAGTGGAGGGGAACCAACGTTTTGAATAAGTCTGTGACTTAACGTCGTCAAGTATGGCATATTGTCATCAAGACGTGGAGCCGTTCTCCACCCCCCCGGGATTGTTGGGGGGATTCTGGGGGCCAGAGGGGGATAGATCTGATTCCCCAGGCCCTGCAGGatttgggggggggaggtgggaggacaaGGGAGGggagcttctttttaaaatttagagacaTCAAACGATCCCAGTTTCCATTTCAATCTGTATTCACTCGTAGTGAGTTTCCTTGAATGGGATTTCAAGCGGAGAATGGGGGAGTCTCACTTCCCCCGCCCCGCGCTGCCCCATGGGCCTGGGCCAGTTCTCCACTCCTGGGGGCCAAGTCACCCCTGGGTCTTGGTGGGGGAAAGGCAGTGCCCATCCGGGCCAGCCTGTGCCCTGAGGGGCTCTTGACACCCACGTAGAATTCTCTACACACCAGTAACGGGATTTCAATTCCGATGGACTCTGCCGCCCTGGCGGCCCTTCTTGTGACTTTTGCGCCCCgcgcctggggtggggggcgcgaAGAGACGCTACGTTCCTTTCCGATGGAGGAAGGCAGACCTGCCGCCGTCACACGTGTGCTTGCACGAGTGCGTGTACCTGGTGCGGGACTCACCCGGCTGCCCGACTGCCTGGGCCTGCCCAGGTGGCCAACTCGTGGTGCTGCGGTGACTTTGTAGCCAACTTTATAATAAAGTCCAGTTTGCCTTTTTGGTACCCCTGGTGTCGAGCTCTTCTGTGAAAGGGGTAGGGTGGGGATTCAAGAAGGTTGAGAGGCCCCGACAGGAGCCTAGGGGTCAGGAGGGAAACTTTAGATGCGCTgacagccctggtatttctttgttCACTCATGTACTCATTCACTCAtgtactcattcattcatgcaacaCCTAAGTGTTCTACGTGTGGTCCACCCTGTGCTAAGAGCTGGGAGCCAAAACAGATGCTACGTCTTAGCTTCAAGATGCTTTGGCATCCAGTGCTAGAGGGTATTGGAGTCTTGTCTCTGGTCCAGACTTCCAGTCCTcccagtgggggagggggcagaaagGTCTGGGGTGGGTAGGGGATCCAGCTAGGCATTTTCCTGGATGTGAGTGTGAAGTTTCAGGACGTGAGTTTCTTTCTTCAGCCTGGCCCTACAGGCAAGCAAGTTCCCTGGATTTAAAGCCCCAGATCTTCTCATTGGAGATGGTAACCTCTCCACCTCTCCACAAGCCCTGCATGCAGCTTTCAGGTGACACTTTTATATCACTTATTCACTACAATAAAGCCTCTGGACAGGTGTATTACATTGATGGAGAAATTGAGGATCAGAGGTAAAAGGGGATTCGCCCCCACAGAGGCACAGGTGGGTGACATCTCCACGTCATCTGTGTCCAAGCCCTGGCCTGTCCCCTCTGCCCCTAGAGCCCATGAATCATCATCTCAAATCATCCATCCCAGATTCCCTGAGAAGGGCAGGCTTAGGTGGGAGCAGGGGCCTCTTCCCCTCCAGCTCTGGGAGCTAGAGCAGACCCTGAACTCCTGAGCAGAATATAACTTAGTCAAGAGAAAAGGTTTCCAAAAACACTGTCTTCATCCAAGCTTGAGGGTCAACAACCACAGAGTATGGTGGGGGCAAGAATGAAAATTAAGACagaaagacctggattcaaatcccaccTCCACCAACTATTTGCCAAGTGtgatctgagcctcagcttctttgAAGGTGAAATGGAGTTAAAGAAAACATCCCTGACCTCCCAAAGATGCTCCCAAAGATGGGGCCTCCTATAAGGTGAGGAGCACGGAAAGGTCTAAGTTATTAAAGTGAATTAGAAGCCAATGTGACTGAAAAGGCCCACAAGTTACTTTCTCAAGGTGGGGAAGGCCCCCACCCCAAACCAGTGAAATACACAGGCTAGATTCCAGGAACTGAGAGCTCAACACTGAGAATTCTGCAAACCTCCTCTTACTCCAAATCCTCCACCTCTGAGGCCATGCACTTCAGAGGTCCTATGGGAAGAAAGACATTCCagggatggtttttccagtaatcaagtatggatgtgagagttggactataaagacagctgagcgctaaagaattgatgcttttgaactgtagtgttggagaagactcttgagagttccttggacagcaaagagatccaaccagtccatcctaaaggaaatcagtcctgaatattcattggaaggactgatgctgaagctgaaactccgatactttagacacctgattcaaagaactgactcattagaaaagaccccgatgctgggaaagattgaaggcaggaggagaaggggatgtagaggatgagacggttgaatggcatcaccgactcaatggatgtgagtttgagtaaactctgggagttagcgatggacaggaaggcctggcgtgctgcagtccatggggtcacaaagagccagacacaactgagcgactgaactgaactgatgacttttTTCCACCTTGAACACATCCTTGGGTGAAACAGGAAGGTGCAGTCTTGTCCTTAACTTTCCTGTGCATCTGTTCTCCAAGTTAAAAGAATTGGCCtacaggcacttccctggtggtccagtggttaagactctgtgcttccactgcaagggacacaggttcaatctctggttggggaactaagaccccacatgctgggCATCATGGCCCAAAGGGGAAAAAGCTTACTCCTGTGAGCCCTAAGAGGACTCTGTGCCTGCTCCACCCCCAACCAAGAACAGGATCAGACACATAGCAGACACACTAGAAATAGTTTATCGAGAGGACCACTTCTGAAGATCAGCCCAAGGATTTGGGTGGAAAGTCAGCAATTCCTACCACTAAGTTCCGCAGAGGCCCAAGAGTTGTATCTTTCACATTGGAATCTTAAGTGATCATAAACTCAAGACATATACTAGAGTTCCATCTAGAAACCTCTCTGGTTTGTTAGCTAAACTTATTGTGGCAATCATtttgcaatcagttcagttcagttcagttgctcagtcgactGAACCCTGTAAACCTCCCTGATTGTCCTCAAAATCAAGGGTGAGCAAAATCAGTTCAAGTTTGAGAAGTTGCAACAGTCAACAGGAGCCTAAGGAAACATGAACATGATGCCAAAATATAATATATTCTAGATAGGATCTTGGAACAGCAGAAAGGACATAGGCTAAACACtaagaggcttccctggcagtctagtggttaagaccctgtgcttcccatgaaggggacatgggttcaatccctgatcgggaaACCAAGGTCTCATATGCCgaatggcatggccaaaaaaaaaaaaaaaaaaaaaaaacccacagaaactaaggaaacCTGAATAAAGtgtggactttagttaataataatttattgatgTTTGatcattaattgtaacaaatgtaccacataAGTGCAGTGTTAATAATACAGGAAATAAGTATGGAGTATATGGAAATTACTAGTTTCACGGATCTGTACATCTGAATCTATTCTGAaatttaaagtttctttaaaaggCAAAGCTAAATAAAAgaacattataaaaattaaaaatatgtgagAATAGAGAACCACCTCTCTGGTGTTTGGCAGTGGTGGCACTAGGTGATAGTAAAGTGTGTGTTTTGATCTGAAGCCATCTCAGCATTCATTGAATAGGAGCCCAGCTACCAAGTCCAGGAGAGCCAATGGCTCCACCTGCTGGACAGAGGAGGatctgcttctgtttctctcCCTGGCGAGGTCCCCGTGACTCAGACCATCAGAGCTTAGAACACATGGATAAACTGAGGCTGGAGAGGAAAGAACGTGCCCAGATGGCACTCCCCGAATTGCTGAAGAAGCCAGATCAAAACCTAAGCCAGTTTCCTTCCCATCAATACCAAACTCTGTCCTGGGAGCAGAATGTAAGAGAAAAGTTTCAAGTTTGGGGGCATAGAGACTGACCTCAAGGGCTGGCTCTGCAcccttattttttaatgtggtaaaTATCTACAAAATCTACATGTGCCGCGGACTCTTCTGGGTGCTTAGGGAAACAGTAGTGAACAGACAAAGTGGGGATTCTCTGCTGCTCCtactctgccttgcaatgtaggggacatgggttccatccctggcctgggaactaagatcccacacaccatggagcacgtgagcccacacaccacaacaagAGAGTCTGTGAACTgccacaaaagatcccacatgaagcaatgaagaccctgcaTGCGGCAACTGACCCaagacagccaaaaaaaaaaaaaaaaaagataaagatccCTGGGCCcacagagcttacattctagttgtgggttgttactgttgttcagtagctaagttgggtcctactctttgcaaccccatggactgcagcacaccaggcttccctgtccttcactatctcctggagtttgctcaaacgcatgtccattgtgccaatgatgccatctaaccatctcatcctctgtcgctccctcctcctcctgccctcattatttcctagcattagggtcttttccaataagctgactcttcacatcaggtggccaaagtagtggagcttcagcttcagccttaggccttctaatgaatattcagggttgatttcctttaggattgactggtttgatctccctgctgtccaagggactctcaagagtcttctccaacaccacagtttgaaagcatcagttcttcagtgctgtcttctttatggtccaactctcacatctgtgcatgactactggaaaaaccacagacttttgtcagcaaagtgatgtctctgctttttagtatgctgtctaggttggtcatagctttccttccaaagagcaagtgtcttttaacttcatggcggcagtcaccatccacagtgattttagagctcaagaaaatacaatctgtcactgctttcactttcccccatctatttgccatgagtgattTTAATGGGAATTCCTAATAATGTACTTTCACAACCTTGAGAAATTTCACAGAAATAGCACCTGGAAAAACAGCATATATTAAGAAATTATGTTAATGATTATCTTTCACATTCTCCTTAAGAATAATCTCCTTGTTACAAACCCCAAGGCCAGACCCAGAAGGGAGTATGACTGGGATCATGAAAGCATGGACCTTGGAACGCCGAGTCGGCGCCAGGCCTGAACGCTGCCCGTGTACTTGCTAACTGTTCCTGAGACTAGCCCAGAAGGGAACGAGCTAGGATAAACACAGCAGATCTGGACTATGTCAGTGTAGTCCATGACACCTAGGAGTAGGTGATGAACACGGCCTGTGTCTTGAGAGAGATAAGATCCGAGAAAGTCTTGTAGTCTGCAGTTAGGAATAAAAGCCACGCTGAGTGGACTGTGCACCTCAGTCCAATGGAGGCTGCAGGTCCCCTGACCCATTGCATCAGATTCCATGTTCTGTCTTCATTCTCATCACTCGCTCCCAGTGAGTTATTAGGGCaacaagtgatgggaccagatgccacaatcttagttttctgaatgttaagttttaagtcagctttttcactctcctcttgcacatTTGTCAAGCagctttttaaattctcttcGCTTTCTGACCTAAGGGTggtatcagctgcatatctgaggttgttgatatttttcccagcaatcttgattccagtttgtgcttcatccagcctggcatttcgtgtgatgtactctccatataaattaaatatgcagggtgacaatatacagccttgacatactcctttcccaattctgaaccagtccttttgtttcatgtccagttctaactgttgcttcttggcctgcatacaggtttctcaagaggcaggtcaggtggaatGATGTTCCCatcgcttgaagaattttccagtttgttgtgatccacacggtcaaaagATTTAGTGtaggcaatgaagcagaagtagatgtttttctggaattcccctgctttttctatgatctaatggatgttagcaatttgatctcttgttcctctgccttttctaaatccagcttgtacatctgggagttcttggttcacatactgttgaagcctagcttggaggattttgaacattgctagcatgtgaaatgagcacagtcaTATGGTagtctgagtattctttggcattgcccttctttggaaatgggatgaaaactgaccttttccagtcctgtggccactgctgagttttcaaaatttgctgacatattgactgcagcactgtagcagcagcatctttgaagatttgaaatagctcagctggaattccatcacctccactagctttgcttgtaatgatgcttcctaaggcccacttgacttcacacatcaagatgtctggctctagatgaacaaccacaccatcgtgattatccaggtcattaagatctttttttgtgtagttctgtgaattcttgccacctcttaatatcttctgcttctgttaggtccatgctgtttctgtccttttttgtgcccatctttgcatgaaatgttctcttggtatcttcaattttcttgaagagatctttttctttctattcttttgaGAATAGAAAAGAGATCTTCTGTCtgtctattctattgttttcttctatttctttgcactgttcagttaagaaggctttcttatctctccttgctattctttggaactctacattcagatgggtatatctttctctttctccttggcctttcatttgtattcttctctctgctatttgtaaggcctcctcagacaaccattttgcctttcttgcatttcttttttggtgaatgggtttggtcaccacctcctgtacagtgttacgaacctTCAGCCATAttcttcaggcactgtatcaggtctaatcccctgaatctatttctcaattccactgtataatcataagggatttgatttaggtcatatctgaatggtctagcagttttccctattttcttcaatttaagtttgaattttgcaataaggagttcatggtctgagccacagtcagctcctggtcttgtttttgctgactgtatagagcttctccatcttcagctgcaaagaatgtaatcaatatgattttggtactgaccatctggtgatgtccatatgaaGAGTCACCTCTTGAATTGTTGGAAGATGGtctttgttatgaccagtgtgttctcttgacaaaactcttagcttttgtcctgcttcattttgtactccaagacaaaacttgcctgttactccagatatctcttgacttcctacttttacattccaatctcctatgatgaaaaggacatctttttcgatGTTagtttagaaggtcttgtaggtcttcatagaaccattcaacatcagcttcttcagctgaagaggctgaagcagCCGTGGGTAGATGCAACAAAAAGTGAATAAAATCTCAAAGGCGCATACAGTACATGCATTCAAGGACAGAGCTGCTGCTTTGGTAGAGAACCGCAGCTGCAGTTAGAGAGTCCTGACTTAGAGTGTGGTGACGGGAAGCCTTTTCTTAGGAGGTAACATTGAGTTAAGACCTCAGAGACGAGAAACAGGAGTAAGAATGTTCCAGGCCAAAGGAAAGCAAGCggagatgggaaaggctttcAACTGCTTAAGGACTAGCAAGGAATTCAGTGTGGCTGGATCCAGGCCAGCCAGAGGAAGAGACGTTGGAGAGGAGGGGAAAGATTACTCAGGGCCTAAAACCAAGACAGGAAACTTAGATTTTCTCTCCGCATGCAGCAGGAATCCACTGAGGAGATTTAAGCAGGAGAATGACATGGTTTGATTCACATATTAAAGCCAACCCTCTGACAATGTGTGGAGAAAGGATTGGAGGAGGCAAGAGCGGAAGCCGAGAGACCAGGTGGGCTCCTGCAGTGGTGCAGGCAGGAGGAAACGAGAGCTTTCACCAGGTATGAACGGAAGTGAAGGACTGGATCTGGGCTACTTCGGAGacgtgtgtggatgtgtgtgtgttagtcattcattcagtcgtatctgactctttgcaaccccatggattgcagcccgctcctctgtccatggaattctccaggcaagaatatcggagtgggttgccattcccttctccatgggaccttcctgacccaggggttgaacccaggcctcctgcattacgtgcagattctctgccatcttggccaccagggaagcccattttggaCACAGAACTAACATGATTTGCTAAGGCATTTAAAGTGGGGATGAGGAAACGAGAGGCACCTTGTATCTCTGACTTTAGCAACTGGATGAAGAGTTGTTTATTTAGACTGGGATGAGATGAGCATCAGGACTTTTGTAGTGTCTGATGCTGGCAGGACTAATCCCCAAcctctctggatgagggcataTCCATCTTGAGCCTCAAGGAGCTCCCAGAAATAATGTGTCACAG
This window of the Capra hircus breed San Clemente chromosome 29, ASM170441v1, whole genome shotgun sequence genome carries:
- the NPAS4 gene encoding neuronal PAS domain-containing protein 4; the protein is MYRSTKGASKARRDQINAEIRNLKELLPLAEADKVRLSYLHIMSLACIYTRKGVFFAGGTPLAGSTGLLSAQELEDIVAALPGFLLVFTAEGKLLYLSESVSEHLGHSMVDLVAQGDSIYDIIDPADHLTVRQQLALPSALDTDRLFRCRFNTSKSLRRQSAGNKLVLIRGRFHAHPPGAYWAGNPVFTAFCAPLETRPRPGPGPGPGPGPASLFLAMFQSRHAKDLALLDISESVLIYLGFERSELLCKSWYGLLHPEDLGHASAQHYRLLAESGDIQAEMVVRLLAKPGGWAWIYCLLYSEGPEGPITANNYPISDMEAWSLRQQLNSEETQAAYVLGTPTMLPSFPENILSQEQCSSPNPLFTMGPPRSTSFPSAPELGAVSTSEELPRAPKDLGFSYLTFPSGPQPSLQADLSKDLVCTPPYTPHQPGGCAFLFSLHEPFQTHMPAPSSSLQEQLTPSTVTFSDQLTPNSATFPDPLTSPLQGQLTETSARSYEDPCTSTFPDQLLPSTATFPEPLSSPAQEQLTSPGTSFQAHLNSPRQTFPEQLSPNSSKTYFAQEGCSFLYEKLPPSPSSPGNGDCTLLALAQLRGPLSVDVPLVPEGLLTPEASPVKQSFFHYSEKEQSEIDRLIQQISQLAQGMDRPFSAEAGTGGLEPLGGLEPLDSNLSLSGAGPPVLSLELKPWKCQDLDFLTDPDLFLEETPVEDIFMDLSTPDPNGEWESEDPEAAVPGGASSPCNNLSPEDRSFLEDLATYETAFETGVSAFPYDGFTDELHQLQSQVQDSFHKDGSGGEPTF